The Parabacteroides timonensis sequence CAGCATCAGCCATTCCTTCGATACAGGCCCAAAATTCCTTATTGGTAGAATAACTCCCGATACCTCTCGGTTCGAACTGATAGGCATGAACCAACTCATGATATAAGACGCCACGTGTCTCAAAGTCGAGTTTATACAACGACTCGTTGGCTGACTTCTCTATGTGTTGTGTACTGTATTCGATAGAAATAACAGGAGGATTGCCGGATTTGGCAGATACACCGTCGTAGTCTTTCAGTGTATATTGAATGGTCTGCACGTCATTCATCGTATCCTGAGCGGTATAGAAAAGGATTTCCGCTACCTTTTCGGCATGGTATTTTATGTAAGCGTCCGGATCCTGCACCAGGTCGGCATAGATAGACGCCCCCTTTGTCTGAGGATCGAGCACCTCGAAGTCTACTTCGGGATATCTGAAATCTTTCCAGTCTGTCAGGAGGTTCTTTTCTGAGAAAGAGACATCGCCTATTATCAATATATCATTTCCCTCAGTGGATGCTTCCAGCATATACTGTTTATAATTTGAAGGATTAGCTATCGTGCAAAGTATCTCCTGATAGCGGGAGCAGAAACGCTGGTCTTTGCGTTCGTCAATCACCACCCATTTCGTTCCGTCGTACGAACCTTTTAATGTCCAGGTCGCCGGATCGTGTTCCGGCGTTTCTCCAGATGAGTAGAGTTTGTAACTTTGGATAGGAATGCTGCATTGAGTATCAAAAACAATTTTATTTAAGCCCTGCGCTCCCGTATAACAAGTGGTAGGATCTCCGTCCGATAATTCCGGGACATTTACAGAGATATTTTCCCTACATGCAGAGAATAAGAGTAAGCTAACTACTACAATTACATATTTATTCATAACAACACAACTTTACTGTTAACTCAATAATGCATTCACTATCCAAAGAAAACAACTCCCCAAAAATGCCTTTGTCTGAAAATGCCGATCAAACAAGGGCGGTGATAAATCACGAATGCAATATTAGTTAGTTTCCATCTCCCTAGGTTATTCCTCAAATACCAAAAGAGTGTCATAATCTGCCGGATGTAGATTATGACACTCTTTTGGTAATCCGGGACACTGATGGTTTCTTATAGGAAATGCCGATATTCCCGTATCGAAAGCATCGATAAGCACGTATCGAAGGTGCCAATAAGCACGTATCGACGACACCGATAAACACATATCGAAGGCAACGATGGAATAAGGAGTTAATTCTTCCGATATTCACCTGGTGTTTGGTTATACTTGGAGGCGAACTCGCGGTAGAAATAGGATTTATTTGAGATACCTACTTTATAGATGATCTCCTGTACATTCAGATTGGTCGTTACCAGCAATTGGGCAGCATACGTCAGCCGGTAATCCTTAATAAAGTCGGTCGGAGTAAGCGGAGATATTTTCTTGAACCGACGGTAAAGCGAACGGGTATTCATACCCATTTTCTCTGCAATCAGCTCGGGACGCAAAGTTTCCTTATCCAGATTCTCTGTGATGATAGCAATAACTTCATCCATAAATTCCTTATCTTCCTGATGGATCAACTGTCCCCCGGATTGCTCGTAAGCACTTTCCGGTGAATAGTAGTAATCTTTCAGATCCTTCTTACTTGTCATCAGACGATTCACCACCGAACGGAGCACAACCGACGAGAACGGTTTAGTCAGGTAAGCATCAGCCCCCAGGTCCAATCCTTCAGCCTGATCGCTTTCGGAGACACGGGCGGAAACGACGATCAACGGGATATGCCGGGTAAACTTATCCGACTTCACACGACTAATCAGCTCCAGACCGTCTATATCCGGCATCATTATATCTGTAATAATAAGAGCCGGTGTTTGTTTCTCCATCAAAGCGAGTGCCTCTTCCACACTAAACGCTTCTTCTATCGTATAAGCCGGGGATAAAGATTCTTTGATAAGCCAGACAATATCTTTATTGTCGTCTACCACAAGGATACAAGGTTTGTCATCCGCAGATACCGGTACCCCTATCTCACCCTGATCCGGAGAAGTCGCTAAAATACAGGTATCAGGTTCTTCGTTATCTTCCACCATATCGTCTTCATCTACTTCCAGATGTGGTAACCGTACGATAAATTCAGCAAATTTACCTTCTTCACTTTTCACTTCTATCGTACCACGCAAAGACTGCACCATACTATGACAGATAAACAATCCCAAACCGTTTCTGGAAGTCATTTGGGTATAATTGTTTCCATCCAGATCACCCAGTATACGATATCGGTCAAAGATTGTATTCAGGTCTGCTTCCGATATTCCTTTACCAGTATTATATACGCTGATGATTAACGAATCATCCTCTATCGTTGCCGAGATACGGATGTTGCCGGCCTCGTCCGTATATTTGAAAGCGTTGGATATCAGATTAACCAAAATCTTCTTCAGACCGGTAGGATCGGTATTCCAATTAAGAGAGTCCGGCAGAGATATCGTAAAGTTTATTCCATTCTGCTCGGCAATAGGGGTAAAGGAGTCGTATTGCCTGCGAATAATATCGGAAACGGATGTCTTTTTAATACTGAAATAGTTCATTCCCGCTTCCTCTATCTTGCGGAAGTCGAGGATTTCCTGGATCAGTTCGTTGAGGCTTATTACGTTATCCCGCAATATACGGATATATCTTATCAGTTTATTATCCGAAGTATTCTCTGCATAAGTATGGATATAATCCCCCACCCCGTTGATCAAAGTAAGCGGAGTGCAAAGTTCATGTGTGATATTGGCGAAGAAATTCAGCTTTGCCTCATATAGTTTTTCTTTTTGTTCTTCTCTGATCTTCCGTGCAACGAGTTGTTGCTTTTCTGCCATCCTCCGGTTGAAACGGTAGAGTAACCCCGTTAATAAAAGAAGAAATGCAAACACATATAATACGATTGCCCAGGTTGAACGATACCAGGGAGGAAGTACCTTCAATGGTAAAAGGTATTCGCGGGCATTCGAGTCATACACATCGTTTTTGTAGCGAACTTTCAACACATAGTTACCGTAAGGAAGTTTGGTGAACGATATTTCATTATTCTTCTGTAATTCCGTCCAGCCGGTATTATAATTCTGCAACAGGTAAGAGTATTCATAGTTTTCTCCATGAATATAATCTGTTGCAACAAACGAGATATTAAACGTCGAGATATCCGGAGGAATCACGAGCTGGGCTGATTCTGCATCCGTATAGTCGTAAAGACTTACCGTCTCCCCTCCCATCTTCAGTTCAAAGAAATGAAGGTCCGGCCGAAAGTTTTCCAACTGGTCATTTTGAGGTTCGATCCAGACGAGACCGTCAATACCACCGAAAAACAACCGTCCGGTATATTCGCATATCCAATAAGCGTCATCCGAAAATTCTGTAACTTTCAACTCCTGATGCCCATAGTTATGGAAGAAACTGTTACGGGGATTATATTTCGTCAATCCTTTATTGGTACTTAACCAGATACATTCATCCCGGTCTTCCAGTATACCGTGGATCATATCGTTGCTGATACCGTCACTCCTATCAAACTGTCTGACATCACAGGTGCCTGATGAATTACATTTCATACGGGTCATTCCGGAACTGGCACCCAGATAAAAAGTCGAGTCGCTACTATAATACAGGCTTAATACGTCACCAATCGCCTGGTTGGATGAATTATTCATCGACATAAAGTCATATTCCCGGGTAAGCAGGTCAAAACGTGCCATCCCGTATCCGCCGCGACTACCCAGATATATAGTCGATTTTCCGTCATAATACATCGAATAGAATTCGTTACAGACTTTTCCATCCTTCTCCAGTTGATAGGAATCAATGTATTTAACGATCAGACCCGATTTACTTTTCTCCAGAATAACCTCGATCAATCCATCCCCTGTCGTGGCTACCCACAAAGTAGAATCGTTTACCTCACAGATGGAATGCACATATCTTAATTTTGTATCGATCTTACTGGGAAGTGTATACACCTTCCCATCTTCAT is a genomic window containing:
- a CDS encoding basic secretory protein-like protein is translated as MNKYVIVVVSLLLFSACRENISVNVPELSDGDPTTCYTGAQGLNKIVFDTQCSIPIQSYKLYSSGETPEHDPATWTLKGSYDGTKWVVIDERKDQRFCSRYQEILCTIANPSNYKQYMLEASTEGNDILIIGDVSFSEKNLLTDWKDFRYPEVDFEVLDPQTKGASIYADLVQDPDAYIKYHAEKVAEILFYTAQDTMNDVQTIQYTLKDYDGVSAKSGNPPVISIEYSTQHIEKSANESLYKLDFETRGVLYHELVHAYQFEPRGIGSYSTNKEFWACIEGMADAVRAEAGFFDMNTRKPGGNWMDGYRTTGFFIQWLKTKDPDAIRKFHLTVRDLEVWSFDKAIKSVFGEDSSIEGMWNEYQAFLTK
- a CDS encoding hybrid sensor histidine kinase/response regulator transcription factor → MTRFLSIRFLLLGLFLLCPFFKGAASMAFHKANNIDLSNNAIIDIYQDAHGYIWLGTYDGLNLYNGKNTYVYRFEPDNKNTLCSNIIHKISGGGGEYLWISTSMGLNRFSLRERKVTESYMEYPECRLIVADSLENTLLVSRKNFISCYTARAGSFQDIYTEGITPDAVKALFTDEQGDFYILSSDGFLKKIIPDYSTLPLKLQIKESKIHDKEIRQAFYEEGVLYYVDTENKLYQYGMKDKKEKYLSDLSVWMKKYGDISRIVSFQSKQYLAFRDGLLMDLDDPEGAFDLNIGIFSMIKDNKQNILWIGTDGQGVRMFYDKSERFDGLLLEDLPFVMRNPVRSVYTDEDKTLWFGTKGDGFVRIKEYDSYKGKQIPSDKITRYTTANGLSNNRVYCFYKSRYHSLVWIGTDGPGLSYYSYEDGKVYTLPSKIDTKLRYVHSICEVNDSTLWVATTGDGLIEVILEKSKSGLIVKYIDSYQLEKDGKVCNEFYSMYYDGKSTIYLGSRGGYGMARFDLLTREYDFMSMNNSSNQAIGDVLSLYYSSDSTFYLGASSGMTRMKCNSSGTCDVRQFDRSDGISNDMIHGILEDRDECIWLSTNKGLTKYNPRNSFFHNYGHQELKVTEFSDDAYWICEYTGRLFFGGIDGLVWIEPQNDQLENFRPDLHFFELKMGGETVSLYDYTDAESAQLVIPPDISTFNISFVATDYIHGENYEYSYLLQNYNTGWTELQKNNEISFTKLPYGNYVLKVRYKNDVYDSNAREYLLPLKVLPPWYRSTWAIVLYVFAFLLLLTGLLYRFNRRMAEKQQLVARKIREEQKEKLYEAKLNFFANITHELCTPLTLINGVGDYIHTYAENTSDNKLIRYIRILRDNVISLNELIQEILDFRKIEEAGMNYFSIKKTSVSDIIRRQYDSFTPIAEQNGINFTISLPDSLNWNTDPTGLKKILVNLISNAFKYTDEAGNIRISATIEDDSLIISVYNTGKGISEADLNTIFDRYRILGDLDGNNYTQMTSRNGLGLFICHSMVQSLRGTIEVKSEEGKFAEFIVRLPHLEVDEDDMVEDNEEPDTCILATSPDQGEIGVPVSADDKPCILVVDDNKDIVWLIKESLSPAYTIEEAFSVEEALALMEKQTPALIITDIMMPDIDGLELISRVKSDKFTRHIPLIVVSARVSESDQAEGLDLGADAYLTKPFSSVVLRSVVNRLMTSKKDLKDYYYSPESAYEQSGGQLIHQEDKEFMDEVIAIITENLDKETLRPELIAEKMGMNTRSLYRRFKKISPLTPTDFIKDYRLTYAAQLLVTTNLNVQEIIYKVGISNKSYFYREFASKYNQTPGEYRKN